One region of Erwinia tracheiphila genomic DNA includes:
- a CDS encoding HNH endonuclease signature motif containing protein has translation MRFNYDLLPGTLLSFDEISERYSQRYPDNKSLTSRGLLSPSTSSKNWTIRAVFASKDSQIPLEDVLFITSDNERKNYLSRFEYYLRQQESFLYFRRPTEPSPWNTWKVMGESKVLAMLDPASIMAQTLLQQRGYTLTLLRTEDEEEYWQLYNSQSQPCFEHARQLQFIVVLTSPLLPPATGVIQGTQVGRRVKARLWQRASQQDFTRSVRARYGACVITGTLLSDEESWPWVEACHIDMRENELGAVLDNHTDNGLFLRSDLQRLFASRRLSIDAVSGVVRFRSALPQDKTLASFYPELEGKVCALWSQVPDATRARLKKFR, from the coding sequence ATGCGCTTCAATTATGACCTGTTACCGGGGACACTGCTGTCGTTTGATGAAATAAGCGAACGCTACAGCCAGCGCTACCCTGACAATAAATCGCTGACCAGCCGGGGTTTGCTCAGTCCGTCAACCTCAAGCAAAAACTGGACCATCCGCGCGGTTTTTGCCAGCAAAGACAGTCAGATTCCGCTGGAGGATGTGCTGTTTATCACCAGCGATAACGAAAGGAAGAATTATCTGTCGCGATTTGAATATTATTTGCGGCAGCAGGAAAGCTTTCTTTATTTTCGGCGTCCGACCGAACCGTCGCCGTGGAATACCTGGAAAGTGATGGGGGAAAGCAAAGTGCTGGCGATGCTCGATCCTGCATCCATCATGGCGCAAACCTTGCTGCAACAGCGTGGCTATACCCTGACGCTGCTGCGTACCGAGGATGAAGAGGAGTACTGGCAGCTTTATAACAGTCAGTCACAGCCCTGCTTCGAACATGCGCGCCAGCTCCAGTTCATTGTGGTACTGACCTCGCCGTTATTGCCGCCCGCCACCGGCGTGATACAGGGAACTCAGGTGGGCCGTCGGGTGAAAGCCCGGCTGTGGCAACGGGCCAGCCAGCAGGACTTCACCCGTTCAGTCCGCGCCCGCTATGGCGCCTGCGTCATTACCGGAACCTTGCTCAGTGATGAAGAGAGCTGGCCCTGGGTCGAAGCCTGCCATATCGATATGCGGGAAAACGAGCTGGGTGCTGTGCTGGATAACCACACTGACAACGGCCTTTTTCTGCGTAGCGATTTGCAGCGTCTGTTTGCCAGCCGTCGCCTTAGCATTGATGCGGTCAGCGGCGTGGTGCGGTTCCGTAGTGCGCTGCCGCAGGATAAAACCCTGGCATCGTTTTATCCCGAGCTGGAAGGAAAAGTGTGTGCATTGTGGTCGCAGGTGCCTGACGCTACCCGCGCCAGATTAAAGAAATTTCGTTAA
- a CDS encoding RNA polymerase sigma factor FliA → MNDLYTAGGVMDKNSLWQRYVPLVRHEALRLQVRLPASVELDDLLQAGGIGLLNAVERYDALQGTAFTTYAVQRIRGAMLDELRSRDWAPRSVRRNAREVAAAMHQVEQALGRSASEQEVAAQLDVSLEEYRQILLDTNNSQLFSYDEFREEHGDSAELVTEGHEEANPLHQLMEENLRERVIEAIETLPEREKMVLTLYYQEELNLKEIGAVLEVGESRVSQLHSQAIKRLRTRLTAVR, encoded by the coding sequence GTGAACGATCTATATACCGCCGGTGGCGTGATGGATAAAAACTCGCTGTGGCAGCGATACGTGCCATTGGTGCGCCATGAAGCGCTTCGCTTACAGGTGAGGTTACCTGCCAGCGTTGAACTTGATGATCTGTTACAGGCAGGAGGCATCGGGCTGCTGAATGCCGTGGAGCGTTACGATGCGCTGCAGGGAACGGCCTTTACCACCTATGCGGTGCAACGTATCCGCGGCGCAATGTTGGATGAATTGCGTAGCCGGGACTGGGCACCACGTAGCGTACGGCGCAATGCGCGTGAAGTTGCCGCTGCGATGCATCAGGTGGAGCAGGCGTTGGGGCGTTCTGCCAGCGAACAGGAAGTGGCAGCGCAGCTTGATGTATCGCTGGAGGAATACCGGCAGATCCTGCTGGATACCAACAACAGTCAGCTGTTTTCTTACGACGAGTTTCGTGAAGAACACGGTGACAGCGCGGAGCTGGTGACGGAAGGCCATGAAGAAGCTAATCCGTTGCACCAGTTGATGGAAGAGAATCTGCGTGAGCGCGTCATTGAAGCGATCGAGACTCTGCCTGAACGCGAGAAAATGGTGCTGACACTTTATTATCAGGAGGAACTGAACCTGAAAGAGATTGGCGCAGTCCTGGAAGTCGGTGAATCCCGCGTCAGCCAACTGCACAGTCAGGCGATCAAACGCCTGCGTACCCGTTTAACGGCGGTGCGCTAG
- the rfbC gene encoding dTDP-4-dehydrorhamnose 3,5-epimerase yields the protein MKITATPIVGAWHIEATPFVDERGSFSRTFCQKTFGDAGLETVFVQCNLSRNRAKATLRGLHMQTGEHAEVKLVRAMTGRIFDVALDLRPESASYRQWFGVELSAARQNTFYIPRGCAHGFITLEDHSDVFYQVSSHYAPGHEQGYRWDDAAFGIEWPLQPATLSDKDRAYPDYDARQAR from the coding sequence ATGAAAATAACCGCAACGCCGATTGTCGGTGCATGGCATATCGAGGCGACGCCATTTGTCGATGAGCGCGGCTCATTCAGCCGCACCTTTTGCCAGAAAACCTTTGGTGACGCGGGTCTGGAAACCGTCTTTGTCCAGTGCAATCTGTCGCGGAACCGTGCAAAAGCCACGCTGCGCGGATTACATATGCAAACGGGCGAACATGCCGAAGTGAAACTGGTCAGAGCGATGACGGGACGAATTTTTGACGTCGCGCTGGATTTACGCCCGGAATCGGCGTCGTACAGGCAGTGGTTCGGTGTCGAACTCAGCGCGGCGCGCCAGAATACGTTTTATATTCCGCGCGGCTGCGCGCACGGTTTTATCACCCTTGAAGACCACAGCGACGTTTTTTATCAGGTGTCCAGTCACTATGCGCCCGGTCATGAGCAGGGATATCGCTGGGATGATGCGGCCTTTGGCATTGAGTGGCCATTGCAGCCCGCCACACTCAGCGATAAGGACCGCGCTTATCCTGACTATGACGCCCGTCAGGCCCGCTGA
- the rfbG gene encoding CDP-glucose 4,6-dehydratase, with protein sequence MENMVTPAFWSGRKVLVTGHSGFKGSWLTLWLLKLGAQVEAISLANDQPSSHYHAVNLRRQITEHLLDIRERQALSDIIAQSDAEIVFHLAAQALVNASYLDPLTTFTSNVDGTLNLLNAVRSSKTIKTVIVITTDKVYANNDAPDNVFDEHDALGGNDPYSASKAMTELLCAAYRESFLRKQGIVLATARAGNVIGGGDWSADRLVPDYFRAVNQQQPFSVRYPDAVRPWQHVLESLRGYLLYAQYLTYHRDSSLTALNFGPDSRNTITVRDLLQRLSAFTEQAQVPATSAVAPQNREAINLSLNSAKAREALRWFPALDIDATLRFTSDWYQASRRGLDMAAFSLQQIADYESRVREQQENVS encoded by the coding sequence ATGGAAAATATGGTAACGCCCGCTTTCTGGTCAGGGCGAAAAGTGTTGGTAACCGGCCATAGCGGTTTTAAAGGCTCGTGGCTGACCCTGTGGCTGCTAAAATTGGGCGCGCAGGTCGAGGCAATCTCGCTGGCCAATGACCAGCCTTCATCACACTATCACGCGGTCAACCTGCGCCGGCAAATAACCGAACATCTGCTAGATATCCGTGAACGACAGGCGCTGAGTGACATCATTGCGCAGTCTGACGCAGAAATCGTTTTTCATCTGGCCGCGCAGGCGTTGGTTAACGCTTCGTATCTCGACCCGCTAACGACTTTCACCAGCAATGTCGATGGCACGCTGAATCTGCTTAATGCTGTCCGTTCTTCAAAAACTATTAAAACGGTTATCGTCATCACTACCGACAAGGTTTACGCCAATAATGACGCGCCGGATAACGTTTTTGATGAGCACGACGCGCTGGGTGGCAACGATCCTTACAGCGCCTCTAAAGCGATGACCGAACTGCTGTGCGCCGCGTACCGGGAAAGTTTTTTGCGCAAACAAGGGATTGTGCTGGCCACGGCCCGTGCCGGGAACGTGATCGGCGGCGGCGACTGGTCTGCTGACCGACTGGTTCCTGACTATTTCCGCGCCGTCAACCAGCAGCAGCCGTTTAGCGTGCGCTATCCCGATGCGGTTCGTCCCTGGCAGCATGTGCTAGAGTCGCTGCGCGGCTATCTGCTTTATGCGCAATATCTGACGTATCATCGTGACAGCTCGCTGACCGCGCTGAATTTCGGCCCGGACAGCCGCAATACCATTACCGTGCGCGATCTGCTGCAGCGGCTGTCGGCCTTTACCGAACAGGCGCAGGTCCCCGCTACCTCTGCAGTTGCCCCACAAAATCGGGAAGCCATTAACCTGTCGCTTAACTCCGCAAAAGCCCGTGAAGCATTGCGCTGGTTTCCGGCTCTGGATATTGACGCCACGCTGCGTTTTACCAGCGACTGGTATCAGGCCAGCCGCCGTGGCCTCGATATGGCCGCATTCAGCCTGCAACAAATTGCTGACTATGAAAGCCGGGTGAGGGAACAACAGGAGAACGTATCATGA
- a CDS encoding D-cysteine desulfhydrase: MIAPVQEAVLFLHLLHSFPRLELLGAPTPLERLPRLSDYLGQDIFIKRDDVTPVALGGNKLRKLEFLVADALRQGADVLLTAGAIQSNHVRQTAAVAAKLGLKCVALLENPTGTGAENYLSNGNRLLLELMDVEVIMVDALHHPDEQLEEQATRLEAQGFRPCIIPVGGSSALGALGYVECAQEIAHQSEGGVDFAAAVVASGSAGTHAGLAVGLEQLLPDCELVGVTVSRPAQQQHAKVVALRDELAASLALSASAPITLWDEYYAPGYGEPNTGAKEAISLLARLEGIFLDPVYTGKAMAGLLDGIGQKRFRREGPLLFIHTGGAPALFAYHPLF; encoded by the coding sequence ATGATTGCGCCCGTTCAGGAGGCTGTCTTGTTCTTACATCTTTTACATTCCTTTCCTCGTCTGGAACTGCTTGGTGCGCCCACGCCGCTGGAGCGACTGCCACGACTGTCCGATTATCTTGGCCAGGATATTTTTATTAAGCGTGACGACGTTACGCCAGTTGCGCTCGGCGGTAACAAATTGAGAAAGCTGGAGTTTCTCGTGGCCGACGCGTTGCGTCAGGGCGCAGATGTTTTGTTGACCGCAGGCGCCATTCAGTCCAACCATGTACGCCAGACCGCGGCTGTTGCGGCAAAGCTGGGTTTGAAGTGCGTGGCCCTGCTGGAAAATCCTACCGGGACTGGCGCGGAAAACTATCTCTCCAATGGCAATCGCCTGCTGCTTGAGCTGATGGATGTTGAAGTGATCATGGTGGATGCCCTGCATCATCCCGATGAGCAGCTGGAGGAACAGGCCACGCGTCTGGAAGCGCAGGGATTTCGCCCCTGTATCATTCCAGTGGGTGGCTCCAGCGCACTGGGGGCGCTGGGCTATGTGGAGTGCGCGCAGGAGATTGCCCATCAGAGCGAGGGCGGGGTGGATTTCGCGGCGGCGGTGGTTGCTTCGGGCAGCGCGGGTACCCACGCCGGGCTGGCGGTGGGGCTGGAGCAATTATTGCCCGACTGCGAGCTGGTGGGCGTGACCGTCTCGCGCCCTGCGCAACAACAGCATGCTAAAGTGGTTGCCCTTCGTGATGAGCTTGCTGCCTCGCTGGCGCTGTCTGCCAGTGCGCCGATCACGCTGTGGGATGAGTATTATGCACCGGGCTATGGTGAGCCGAACACCGGGGCAAAGGAAGCGATTAGCCTGCTGGCGCGGCTGGAAGGCATTTTTCTCGATCCGGTTTATACCGGTAAAGCCATGGCGGGCTTGCTGGACGGTATCGGGCAAAAGCGCTTTCGCCGTGAAGGGCCGCTGCTGTTTATTCACACGGGGGGAGCGCCCGCGCTCTTTGCTTATCACCCTTTGTTCTGA
- the tcyJ gene encoding cystine ABC transporter substrate-binding protein, translating into MKFTFVRRQLVMGVMSLALLAGFASSASAADDTLLNKVKQRGTLLVGLEGTYPPFSFQDNNGKLAGFEVDFAKALAQHLGVKAALKPTKWDGMLASLDSGRIDVVINQVTISDERKKKYDFSSPYTVSGIQVLTLRKNAEGIAKPEDLSGKKVGVGLGTNYEQWLKNNVKNVDIRTYDDDPTKYQDLRIGRIDAILVDRLAALDLVKKTGAVMASAGPAFSRQTSGVALRKGNPELLQAIDQAINAMQKDGTLITLSDKWFGVDVTK; encoded by the coding sequence ATGAAATTTACTTTTGTCCGCCGTCAGTTGGTTATGGGGGTCATGTCGCTGGCGCTGCTGGCCGGTTTTGCCAGCAGCGCTTCAGCCGCTGATGACACTCTGCTCAATAAAGTCAAACAGCGTGGCACACTGCTGGTTGGTCTGGAAGGCACCTATCCACCGTTCAGCTTTCAGGATAACAACGGTAAACTGGCGGGTTTTGAAGTTGATTTTGCCAAAGCGCTGGCGCAGCACCTTGGGGTAAAAGCGGCGTTAAAGCCGACAAAATGGGATGGCATGCTGGCATCGCTGGATTCCGGCCGCATTGACGTGGTGATCAATCAGGTGACCATTTCCGACGAGCGCAAGAAAAAATATGACTTTTCCTCGCCTTATACGGTTTCAGGCATTCAGGTGCTGACCCTGCGTAAAAACGCAGAAGGTATTGCCAAACCGGAGGATCTCAGCGGTAAAAAAGTTGGCGTGGGCCTCGGCACCAATTACGAGCAGTGGCTTAAAAACAATGTGAAAAATGTTGATATCCGTACCTACGATGACGATCCGACCAAGTATCAGGATCTGCGGATAGGGCGGATTGATGCTATCCTGGTGGATCGTCTGGCCGCCCTGGATTTGGTGAAGAAAACCGGGGCGGTCATGGCGTCAGCCGGTCCGGCTTTTTCTCGTCAGACCTCCGGCGTGGCACTGCGTAAAGGTAATCCTGAACTGTTGCAGGCTATCGACCAGGCCATTAACGCAATGCAGAAAGATGGCACTCTGATAACGCTGTCTGATAAATGGTTTGGTGTGGATGTGACGAAATAA
- the rfbF gene encoding glucose-1-phosphate cytidylyltransferase gives MKVIILAGGLGSRLSEETVVRPKPLVEIGDKPIIWHIMSIYAHHGFKDFIVCVGYKGYLLKEYFANIVLHHNDITVDLQSNKVEYHHGSSPDWKVTLVDTGNSSMTGGRLKRIKEYLDPHEPFMMTYGDGLGDINITEELAFHRSHGLQATMCTVVPPARFGTIHSDGYRITDFSEKPVDHSARINGGFFILQPSVLNLIDGDSTVWETGPLEQLARSGQLAGFMHDGFWQPMDTLREKVLLEELWHSGEAPWKIW, from the coding sequence ATGAAAGTAATCATTTTAGCAGGGGGGCTTGGCTCCCGCCTTTCAGAAGAAACGGTTGTGCGCCCGAAACCGCTGGTTGAAATCGGTGATAAACCGATTATTTGGCACATTATGAGTATTTACGCTCATCATGGCTTTAAAGATTTTATCGTCTGCGTGGGCTACAAAGGGTATTTACTGAAAGAGTATTTTGCCAATATCGTGCTGCACCATAACGATATTACCGTCGATTTACAGAGTAATAAGGTTGAATATCACCACGGCAGCTCGCCGGACTGGAAGGTGACGCTGGTGGACACCGGTAACAGCTCCATGACCGGCGGTCGGTTAAAGCGGATCAAAGAGTATCTGGACCCGCATGAGCCTTTTATGATGACCTATGGCGACGGCCTGGGTGACATTAATATTACCGAAGAACTGGCTTTTCATCGTTCTCATGGCCTTCAGGCCACCATGTGCACCGTGGTACCCCCTGCCCGCTTCGGCACGATCCACTCCGATGGCTATCGTATTACTGACTTTTCGGAAAAGCCAGTCGACCACTCGGCGCGCATCAACGGCGGCTTTTTTATTTTGCAGCCCTCGGTACTGAATCTGATCGACGGTGACAGCACCGTCTGGGAAACCGGCCCGCTCGAACAACTGGCAAGAAGTGGCCAGCTTGCCGGGTTTATGCACGACGGTTTCTGGCAGCCTATGGATACCCTGCGAGAAAAAGTCCTGCTGGAAGAACTGTGGCACAGCGGTGAGGCGCCATGGAAAATATGGTAA
- the fliZ gene encoding flagella biosynthesis regulatory protein FliZ — MESKTKLRPLSRYLKDYKHSQSNCPHCSKVLDRMALVFRGQIINKEAISRMDQLIDDQIWLKLQNELTALCRFCSDIYCNTHPNYFDIMAFKQYLFEQTEMSHSTIREYVVRLRRLDDMLSARNFPAEKLSGASWHACLENDLPDAGNNNYRIALRKYDQFLGWQRS; from the coding sequence ATGGAATCCAAAACAAAACTTAGGCCGTTGAGCCGTTATTTAAAAGACTATAAACACAGCCAGAGTAACTGTCCCCATTGCAGCAAAGTACTGGATCGAATGGCGCTTGTCTTTCGCGGACAAATCATTAATAAAGAAGCCATCTCGAGGATGGACCAGTTAATTGACGATCAGATCTGGTTAAAGTTACAGAATGAGCTAACCGCGCTGTGCCGCTTTTGTAGCGATATATATTGCAATACGCATCCGAATTACTTCGACATCATGGCGTTCAAACAATATTTATTTGAGCAGACTGAAATGAGTCACAGCACCATTCGTGAATATGTTGTTCGCCTTCGTCGCCTTGACGATATGCTGTCGGCCCGCAATTTCCCGGCGGAAAAACTTAGCGGCGCCAGCTGGCATGCCTGTCTGGAAAACGATTTGCCTGATGCCGGTAATAACAATTATCGCATTGCTCTGCGCAAATATGACCAGTTTTTAGGCTGGCAGCGGAGTTAA
- a CDS encoding NAD-dependent epimerase/dehydratase family protein, translating into MIKNILLTGASGFVGRALLQRLAAYDVAITVICRDASRHSLPAQENIHRVIVTDSIFNKDVAWWQAPLKGIDTVIHAAWYVNLLDYLTSDENLVCLNGTLTLAQACIASDVSYFAGIGTCFEYQHGDDFLSVDTPLKPQSLYAASKVATFTLLSALFKNTPVQFGWYRLFYLFGAHEKAGRLVPYLQDMFTRNKIAVLNQANLIRDYLDVDCAAEKITESVMATNTGTFNVCSGIGTTIGDLALRIAALHHATHLVQLGEVTPSESTPLKIIGVCNLRDKHHDSR; encoded by the coding sequence ATGATAAAAAATATTCTGCTCACCGGAGCGAGTGGTTTTGTGGGGCGGGCGCTGCTACAACGGCTTGCCGCTTATGACGTTGCCATTACCGTTATCTGCCGCGACGCGAGCCGTCACAGCCTGCCTGCTCAGGAAAATATCCACCGGGTGATAGTAACGGATTCGATTTTTAATAAAGATGTCGCGTGGTGGCAGGCCCCCCTCAAAGGTATTGATACCGTTATTCATGCCGCCTGGTACGTCAACCTCCTGGACTATCTCACCTCAGACGAGAATCTGGTCTGCCTGAACGGCACCCTGACCCTGGCACAGGCCTGCATTGCCAGTGATGTCAGCTATTTCGCCGGAATCGGCACCTGCTTTGAATACCAGCACGGCGATGATTTTTTAAGCGTGGATACCCCGCTAAAACCACAATCGCTATACGCCGCCAGCAAGGTGGCCACCTTTACTCTGCTGAGTGCGCTGTTCAAAAACACCCCGGTTCAGTTTGGCTGGTATCGCCTGTTTTATCTGTTTGGCGCCCATGAAAAAGCAGGACGCCTGGTTCCCTATCTGCAAGATATGTTCACCCGCAACAAAATTGCGGTATTGAATCAGGCCAATCTTATTCGGGATTATCTTGATGTGGATTGCGCGGCGGAAAAAATCACAGAAAGCGTAATGGCGACAAACACCGGTACATTTAACGTCTGCTCCGGTATCGGTACGACAATTGGCGACCTGGCCCTGCGCATAGCCGCTCTGCATCACGCCACCCACCTTGTGCAACTGGGTGAGGTTACCCCTTCTGAATCCACACCCTTAAAAATCATTGGCGTGTGCAATTTAAGAGATAAACATCATGACAGCCGCTAA
- the tcyL gene encoding cystine ABC transporter permease, translating to MQESFQLVLGSAPFLLKGALFTLQLSVGGMFFGLLLGFMLAIMRLSSFRPLNWASRFYVSVFRGTPLIAQLFMIYYGLPQFGIELDPIPSAMIGLSLNTAAYTSESLRGAIAAIERGQWEAAASIGMTRWQTLRRVVLPQAARTALPPLGNSFISLVKDTSLAATIQVPELFRQAQLITSRTLEVFTMYLAISVIYWLMATLLSVLQSRLESSVNRQEQEAK from the coding sequence ATGCAGGAAAGCTTTCAACTGGTGCTGGGTTCAGCACCTTTTTTGCTGAAAGGGGCGCTTTTCACGCTGCAACTGAGTGTTGGCGGCATGTTTTTCGGTCTGCTGCTGGGTTTTATGCTGGCAATAATGCGTCTGTCATCCTTCAGGCCGCTAAACTGGGCATCCCGCTTTTATGTCTCGGTTTTCCGTGGTACCCCGCTGATTGCGCAGCTTTTTATGATTTACTACGGACTGCCCCAGTTTGGCATTGAGCTGGACCCAATCCCTTCCGCGATGATTGGCCTGTCGTTAAACACCGCCGCCTATACCTCTGAATCCCTGCGCGGGGCGATTGCCGCTATTGAGCGTGGACAGTGGGAAGCGGCCGCCAGTATCGGCATGACGCGCTGGCAGACATTACGTCGTGTGGTGTTGCCACAGGCGGCACGCACTGCACTGCCGCCGCTGGGCAACAGCTTTATCAGCCTGGTGAAAGACACCTCGCTGGCCGCGACCATTCAGGTGCCCGAACTGTTTCGTCAGGCGCAGCTTATTACCTCGCGCACGCTGGAAGTGTTCACCATGTATCTTGCCATCTCGGTCATTTACTGGCTGATGGCCACGCTACTGTCAGTGCTGCAAAGCAGGCTGGAGTCGAGCGTAAATCGCCAGGAACAGGAGGCAAAATGA
- the tcyN gene encoding L-cystine ABC transporter ATP-binding protein TcyN, with product MSAISVRNLVKQFAGHTVLHGIDLEVVRGEVVAIIGPSGSGKTTLLRSINLLETPDSGTIQVGEIRIDATEASRQREQVRQLRQQVGFVFQNFNLFPHRTVLENIIEGPVIVGKESKAQAIAHARQLLEKVGLQGLEARFPRRLSGGQQQRVAIARALAMRPRAILFDEPTSALDPELVAEVLNTIRALADEKRTMVIVTHEMRFARDVADRAIFMDQGRIVEQGPAETLFTSPQHPRTRQFLEG from the coding sequence ATGAGTGCTATTTCGGTTCGCAACCTGGTTAAACAGTTTGCGGGTCATACCGTCCTGCACGGTATCGACCTGGAGGTGGTGCGCGGCGAGGTGGTGGCAATTATCGGGCCTAGCGGCTCCGGCAAAACCACGCTGTTACGCAGCATCAACCTGCTGGAAACACCGGATAGCGGCACCATACAGGTAGGTGAAATCCGTATCGATGCCACAGAAGCGTCGCGGCAACGTGAACAGGTGCGACAGCTGCGCCAGCAGGTTGGTTTTGTCTTCCAGAATTTCAATCTTTTTCCACACCGTACCGTGCTGGAAAATATTATTGAAGGGCCGGTTATCGTGGGTAAAGAGTCAAAAGCTCAGGCGATAGCCCACGCGAGGCAGCTTTTGGAGAAAGTCGGACTGCAGGGACTGGAAGCGCGTTTTCCTCGCCGTTTGTCAGGTGGGCAGCAGCAGCGGGTGGCGATTGCGCGTGCGCTGGCAATGCGCCCCCGGGCGATTCTTTTTGATGAGCCAACGTCGGCGTTGGACCCGGAGCTGGTGGCGGAGGTGCTTAATACTATTCGTGCGCTGGCGGATGAAAAACGCACCATGGTGATTGTCACACACGAAATGCGGTTTGCCCGTGACGTTGCCGACAGGGCTATTTTTATGGACCAGGGTCGAATCGTCGAGCAGGGACCGGCTGAAACGTTATTCACCTCCCCACAGCATCCGCGTACCCGTCAGTTCCTCGAAGGTTAG